A stretch of DNA from Acidobacteriota bacterium:
CAGGCTGTAAACGTATGCTTTTGTCGTCACGTCTTTCAGGTATGTCGCGAAGAGCTTGCCTCCGGCAGAGCTGGCGCTTTGTAACGGCTCCGACTTTTCTGCCAGCACGTCTTTCCAGCTTTGAGTTTTGGGATCGTACAACGCGACTTTACCGTTTGGTGCGCCCTTGTCGGTTTGCATCAGGAACTTGTCGCCAATGTTATCCACAACACCAAAACTGTCATCGCCGATTTCGGCGACGAGAGGCGTGAATGTCTTCTCGCCTTTTGACAGGTCGCGGAAGAACAGGGAATTGCCTTTTTTGCCTTTGCCTCGGTCGGAGATGTTCAGGATCAAAAATCGTTCGTCTTCGGTTGTGGCTGCGATGTGGAAACGCTGCGGATTGGCTTTGTCTTCGTAAACCAGTTCGTCAGCGGATTGCGGAGCGCCGACTTTGTGATACCAAACCTGATGATTTTCGTTTTTGGTCGAAAGCTCATGGCCTTTTTCGGGCGCGGGATAACGGCTGTAAAAGAACCCATTGCCTGCCCATGCCGCGCCGGAAACTTTTACCCATTCCAGTTTGTCGGTCAGCATCTTTTTGGTGGCGACTTCCATCACCTGATATTCCTGCCAGTCCGAACCGCTTTTGGAAACGCCGACGACAGCATATTTTGCGTCTTTCGACGGAATGAAACTCAGGCGGATGGTCCCGTCCGGCGACCATTTGTTGGGATCGAGCAAAACTTCCGGCGTGCCGTTCAGACCTTTTTGAACATACAGCACGCTCTGGTTTTGCAGGCCGTCATTTTTGTAAAAGAAATACAGTTCCCCTTGGCGAAACGGCGCATTGTATTTCGGATAGTTGTACAACTGCTCCAGTCGCTCTTTGATTTTGGCGCGATAAGGAATCTTTTCCAGATACGCGAAGGTGACTTTGTTTTGTTCTTCCACCCATTTCGCGGTTTCGGCGGAATTGTCGTCTTCCAACCATCGGTATGGATCTGGCACTTTCGTACCGTGGTACGTATCAACGTGATCAACTTTTCTGGTCATCGGATATTGAAGCTTTTGCGCCGCAACGCCGATGGCAACCGCCGTCAGCACGAAGCAAAACGCAAAAAGAGTGAATGCGCGATTCTTGTTCATGGTCTGGCCTCCTTCAGCAAATCAAGTGGCGAGTGGCTAAGCCACAACGGGATCAAAACTGAACTTTGGGTACGGTTTTAGCGCCTTCATCAGCTTTGAAAAACGGTTTGTCTTGAAACCCTGTCAGGCTGGCGACAATTACCGTGGGGAAGCGCTGTTTGGTGTTTTGATAGTCTTCGACAGCTTTGTTGTAAAGCCTGCGTTCCTGCGCCATGCGGTTTTCAGTGCCGGAGAGTTCATCCTGAAGCCGCAGAAAGTTCGTGTTGGATTGCAGTTGCGGATATTGTTCGGCGATGGACAAAAATCGTCCGCCAGTTCCAAGCAAGCCGCCATCGCGCAAGGTTTGCGTCAATTTGTTGTCGGCGTCCATTTTGGCTTCCGGCGTGCTGGCAGAAAGCAATTGCGAACGCGCTTCGGCAATCCGGGTGAAGATTTCCTTTTCCTGTCCTGCGTACCCTTTCACAGTGTTGACCAGATTCGGGATCAAATCGGCGCGTCGCTGCATCTGGTTTTCGACTTGTGACCATTGCGCATCCACCGCATTGCGTTTGCCGACCAGGCCGTTGTAGCTGCCTAAGCCGCATCCGCCCAGAATCAACGCAAACAAAATAACCACGCCCAAAACAATCAAACCTACTTTGCCCATAATGGCCTCCTCTACGGAAATGTAGAGCAGGTTTTCCAACCTGCTCAGGTTCTGTGAATCGCCATTTTGCCGGCGACTCGGAATCAATAATTTTCGCGAAAAAAGCAGATTGGAAAACCTGCTCTACGGCTTTTTATAACTTATCCACCGCCTCGACGATGTGCGTCAGGCAATTCAGATAGCTTGTGAAAAGGTCTTGCGCTTCGATTTCCAGCAAATCCTTTGGCTCGTCGCGCAAATTCAAGACTCTGACCAGCGGAGAAGTGTCAACTTTCAACCGCTCGCCAATGCGTTTGACCGTTGCCAATCGCCCGAGTGGAGGTTCTTCGCCCAACAGTTCCAACACAGGCCGCAGAAAGCGCACGAAACTGACGATGCTTTCGGTCATCAGTTTGGTCAGGTCCGAAGCGCCATCCGTCACCTGAAGGGAAAGCGAGCGCAACCGCAGCAGTTTGCCGCGAAGCTCGGATTCGGTTTCCAGTCGCAAATTCGTCGGGGAAATTTCGGCTCCGGCCAACAGGTCTTCGCCGTACAGCACCTTGTAAGCTCGCTTCATCAGTTTGAATTCGATGGGGAATACATCCAGCGAGGCGGCAAATTCATCCGCCGTGAAAAATACCGGCAGCGAATAGCCTTGGGCCGTCAGCCACTGAACGGCAGAACGAAGGCTTCGCAGCTTGGCCGCGGTCAAATGCCGTGTGACGACCAGCACCTGGAAATCTGATTTTCTGATATTTCCCGGCGCCGCAATGGCAGAGCCATGCACAATTACTGAAACCAGATTCTCTCGATCGCTTGCCGTCAACCGGCTCACAAATTCATCAAATGTCATATCCATAGCTTCGAACCTCCAAACCTAGCCGTGGGCTTCACTTTCCAAATTCCCCTTTCAGCCGAGAAGCTTACGTTGCGGTTTACCAACTATCACTTGCGCCGCCGCCGCCGCTTTCGCCGCCACCAAATCCGCCCCAATCGCTTCCACCGCTGTCTCCGCCACCCCATCCGCCGCCGCTGTCACCACTTCCCCAGCCGCCGCCGGTGCTGCCGCCGCTCCAGGAACCGCCGCCACGATTAAAAATCAGCGGAGCCAACCACCAAATGGCTTCGCCTGCAACTCCGCCAAGTCCGGATCGCATTCGCCTGCGGGCTGAACGGGCAACGAAAATCATGAATATAAGAAAAACGATGAAAGCAGCCGCTAACACCGCTAAAGCGTTGCCGCTGATTTCTGGTGCCTGGTTTCCGTGATAGGCAAACCGGTGATCTTCAGCGCCTTCCAGCGAAACGTTCCATTTAACGGCAAGCGTGTCCACAATGGTTCGCGCGCCTTTCATCATCGCCGCAGAGTAATTGGCTGCTTGCAGATCAGGCCGCATATTGCGAATGATCTGGCCTGCCAATCCATCAGGAAGATCACCCTCCAAACCGTACCCGACTTCGAGGCGAGTCTTTCGATCCTGAATTGCTACCAGCAGCAAGGCACCTTTATCCCGGTTTTCGCCGCTACTGGCTCCGATACCCCAAGTCCTGTACAAATCAGTCGCCACATCTTCGACTGACCGGCCATTCAGTGACGTCATCGTGACCACGACAATTGCTGTCCCCGTTTTCTGCTGGAAGTTGATCAGAAGATCTTTCAATTGTTGTTCTGTGGCCGGATCAATCACGTTGGCAAAGTCATTGACGGGGCCTGTGCGGGCTGGAAGATTTCCGCTTTGCGCAAACGCAGTCAGCCGCCCCGGCATAAGAATGCAAACTATGGCTAGCAGAAGCGATAGAGACAATTTGTTTGGTGATTTCATCGTGTCCAACTTATAGCTTTGGCTGGAAACACTGTCAATCGTCGGGGAACCGGCACCTGCAGCCCTGTCCAGTCTCTGCAAAGTCGCCAAATTCCAGAAGTTATGTACGTGTAAATTCCAGTTTGACTCCCCAACTGTGTAAAAGTTACAATCCGTGCCGTTGTTTGGCAGTTCAATGAGCGTCATTGCCTACCTGACCCTGGACGCGCTCGAAGAATTGAACTGCTGGTAAACCTAACAAAGACAAAAATGATTGCTGGGAAGATAGTTTTCGAGGAGTACAAAAGAATGAGCATTTCGTGTGTTGAAGGACTGTCCCGTGGGATGAAGGGCCGTTTCTTCGCGTTTTATCTCTCGTTAGCCCTAACCCCGTGCCTGCTGATTAATTCTTATGCTCAAGGGCGCGGGGCGGCATCAAATGGAAACGAAAATACCTTTGATCATCGCAACGCCGAAATTCAGCGTGTGATTGATCGTTCGACAGGATATTTCCAGTCCGCGGAAGCAAATTTCAAGGATGGAAATTTTGAAAAAGCGCGTCGCGAATATGATCGCGCATTGGACATTGTGCTGGAATCCGGGATTGATGTTCGCACTGACGCCCGTTTGCAGCAGCATTATCAAACCTTGGTTGATAACGTGTTTCGCCGCCAAATGACTTTATTGACGGCTTTGCCTGCGGCAAAATCTGCCACGGCTTTCAGCGAAGAACTTCAACAGACTCAACAACCTGCCTCTCAAAAATCCCAGGAAAAAGAGAAAAATGAGCAACAAGTGGCAGACCGTGGCGGTTTCGGTCAGCAGACCTTTACGCCTTCGCCGCTGGATGAATTGGCCAAGATCAAGCTGACGCAAGATGAAACGCAAAATGTCAGTGATCAGGAAGTGGAATCCGCTGTGGCTCAAGCCAAGCTGGATTTCAATTTCAAGCCGAACTCCTTGATTCAAAGCTTTATCAACTATTACCAGGGACGCGGACGCGCAACGATGGAAAACGGGTTGCGTAGGTCCGGTCGCTTTATGACGATGGCTCGCAAAATCTTCAAGGAAGAAGGCGTGCCGCAGGACATCGCCTGGCTTGGACAGGTGGAAAGCGCCTGGTCGCCGGTTGCTCGTTCCTGGGCAGCGGCTGTGGGATTGTGGCAGTTCATTCCCGGGACAGGTGCCCGTTACGGATTGAACCAAAACTATTATGTTGACGACCGTTCAAGTTTTGAAAAAGCCACCCGCGCTTCGGCCCGGTACCTGAAATGGCTGGCAGATCGGTATGACGGCAATTGGGAACTGGCGATGGCGGCTTACAATTCCGGCGAAGGCCGCATTGATTCCGCTGTTGCCCGTTCAGGATACGCCGATTTCTGGGAAATTTATCAACGCGGCCTGATTCCGCAAGAAACCCGCAACTACGTGCCGAACATTCTGGCCACCATCATCATTGCCAAGAATCCTGAAAAATACGGCTTTGAAGGAATCAAACCCGAAGCACCATTGATGTACGATTACGTCAAGCTCAACAATATGACCGATTTGAAATTGGTCGCCGACGCGATTGATGTGCCTTTCGATTATCTGGAAGCGCTCAATCCGGAGTTGAAGCGTGGCGTGACGCCTCCGGGAGTGGAGCATCTGCTGCGCGTGCCAACGGGCAAAGGCAGAGTTTTACAAACAACGTTGATGCGGGTTCCTCCCGAAAAGCGCTCCAGTTGGAGAATGCTGACTGCGCAAACCGGTGACGATTTCGATTCCATCAGCCGTAAGACTGGAGTTTCGGCAGACGCAATTGAACAGGTCAATGGCGGCGTGATCAAAGCCGGCCAGAAAGTCGTCATCCCGGCCGGTGGAAATGTTCGTATGGCATCGTTGACTTCTCGCAATTCGTCGGCCCTGGCTCCGACGGTCAAGGGCGGGACGGTGAAAATTGTCACCTACAAAGTCCGTCGTGGCGAATCGTTGGGGGATATTGCCGGACGTTACAACACTTCGGTGCGGGACATTGCGACACTGAATCGAATCAGCACCTCAGAAAAGCTTCGCGCCGGGCAAATGATTAAAGTTCCGGTGCGTTCACGCAAGTAAACCGCCTTCGAGAGCTTACAAAGGCGCAACACACGAAAAGTTTTCCTCCTTTTCTTCGCGTGTGTTGCGCCTTGTCTTTTGAGCCAAGGTTTGCCTAATCGTTTTCGATGATTTTGGCGTATTCGTCGTAAGGCGCAGGGTAAATACGTTTTTGTTCGCGTTGTGCCACCAGCAACGCTTCCAGTCGTTCCTGCATCGTTTTCCCATCCCGTGATGTATTGGAAGCATGAACCAGATTGACCTGCTCTTTGGGATCAGAGCTGACGTTGTACATCTCGAACTCGGCCTTCTGCGGTTTGGTCGTTTTGACCGGCTTGCCGTCTTTCATATTCACATCGAACACAAAGGGATTTGTCCAGAACTGTGGGTTGTCGAAATACCGGGAGTATTTCCAGATTTGCGGTTCATCGTTCGACTTTGCGCGCAAATCGGCAATGACCGTTTCGATGTGGTTGGGCTGAATAACGGAACTATACGGTTTATTGGTGACGGGGTTCGTCTGGTGCAAACCGGAACTGATTTCGTCATCCGTCATAAAGTAAATCGGCTCGGTCGAAACATCAGGATCAACCTTACCAGTGACGACTTTCGACAGGTCGCGGCCTACCAATGGGCGCGCTTGTGAATGCGATTTTTGCAATTCACGCTGCGCGGCTTTCTGATCAACTCCCGCCAACCCCAGTAAGGTCGGAATCAAATCCAGGTGACTGGTCAGCAGATTGGCCTGCCTTGATTCCTTGAACAGCGTCGCGTGCGAAATGATGAACGGGACGTGAACCGTTTCTTCATAAGCGTTATGCCATTTCTGGTGCATCCCGCCGTGCGCGCCCAGCATTTCTCCGTGGTCGGAAGTGAACACAATGATCGTGTTTTCAAAGAAACTGGTTCTCATCAATCGGTTCAACACCTTCCAGATGTGCTGGTCAGATTCTTTTTGCAGGTAGTAATAAAACTGCCGATAAATTTCCAGCGTCGGCTGGGGCATCAGCATTTTTGGATACACTTCGACGTAACTTTGTTGGCAACTCGGCTTGGTATTGAGAGATTCCTTTTCCGTTTCTGGCGCGGCGATTTCCGGGACGAAGCCTTGCGTGAATGGGTAGCCGAAGTTTTTCCAGGCCAGGCCAAACAGCACGATGTCATGAGGATTGACGAAAGAGTTGACGATCAACCACGGCGGTAAATCGCCCGCCGATTCCTTTTGTTCGGCTTCCAGCTCTTCGATCAGTTCAATGGTCTCTTTGGCAAAACCCGGATCGCGATTGGTTCCCGTATTGGCTTTGGCGCTGCCATGCGGTTCAGGACCAATCCAGCCGGCAAAGCCAAATTCGCTCAATCGGTCAGCGTGTTTGTACAGGTCTATGACTTTTTTGATCGGACGCCCGTTGTCATCGTAACTGTGCAGTGCCTGATGCGTGCCGGGCATCATAATGTCGGCGTGTGAAACGTGCCATTTGCCTCGGTAATACGTTCTGTAACCTCCGGCGCGAAAATAATCTCCCATTGTCGGCACGGTCGAAGGATCAAGCCAGAACACGTCGGGATCGGTAGATTGTTTGGCCGTGCCTGTCGTCTGTGTCACGCCATGCAGCGAAGGGTATTGTCCCGTGAAAATCGTTGCGCGCGAAGGCACGCACGCCGCTGAACCGGCGTAATGGTTGTTGAATTCGATTCCGTGGTTCTGAAACCAGGCCAGCGCCTTGAAATTCTTTTTGCGCCAATGCTTGACTTCCTCCGATTCGTAACTAACCGGGTAGCGTTCTTCGTCCACCATAAAAAGTAGGATGTTGGGCCTCTTTGCAGTCTTTGCCATTGTTGAATCTCCTGATTAATTGTGAGTTTTCTGAGTTGAAAGTTTGGAGAGCGAATTCTCTATTCCTACTTCCTAGATCGTATTTCATGGTGAAATTCCCACATTATTTCACGGAAAAGCAGTAGATTTTTTACTCACCTCGGACAGTCTGTTTGGTTGTTGCGGCGCTTTGTCGGTATGATGTCGCCGCCACCCCAAAATTTATCTCAAGCTAACGCAGCCTTCGGGAGGTAAGCCTTGCTTTTCAAAACGCTCAGCGCAGCCGTGTATGGAATTGACGCCGAATTGGTCGAAGTGGAAGTGGATTTGACTCCGCGCGCCGGTGATTCGATGAATGAACAACCTGCTGTGATTGTGGTTGGGTTGCCGGATCTGGCTGTGCGCGAAAGTCGCGAACGCATTCGCTCCGCCATCAACAACAGCGGCTTCTTTTTTCCGGTTTACAAAATCACGATCAACCTGGCTCCGGCGGATGTGAAAAAAGAGGGTTCCGCGTTCGATTTGCCGATTGCCGTCGGCATTCTGGGCGCAAACGGCGAATTGCAGCGCGAAGATTTGAGCGACACGTTGCTGATTGGCGAATTGGCGCTGGATGGCCGCGTGAGGCCTGTGCGCGGCGCGTTGCCGATTGCCGTCGCCGCAAAGAAAAAGGGTTTGAAACGATTGCTGCTGCCGATGGAAAACGCTCGCGAAGCCGCGGTTGTTGGTGGCCTGGATGTGTACCCGGTCAAGGACTTGCGCGAAGTCATCACATTGTTGAATCTGGCGGAACTGCCAGAACCGATGCAACTGAACGTCGAAGAAATGCTGAGCGAAGCGGATCGCTATCCGGTGGATTTCCGCGAAGTGCGCGGCCAGATGCACGCCAAACGCGCCATCGAAATCGCTACCGCAGGCGGTCATAACATTCTGCTTGTTGGTCCGCCCGGCTCCGGCAAATCCATGCTGTCAAAACGCATTCCTTCGATTTTGCCGCCGATTACGTTTGAAGAAGCGCTGGAAACGACCAAGATTCACAGTGTTGCGGGCTTTACCGATGCGCGTGGATTGTTGACGACCCGGCCATTTCGTTCGCCGCACCATACCATCAGCGATGCAGGTTTGATTGGCGGCGGAGCCATTCCGCGTCCGGGAGAAGTCAGCCTGGCGCATAACGGCGTGCTGTTTCTGGATGAACTGCCGGAATTTGAACGCAATGTGCTGGAGGTTCTTCGCCAACCGCTGGAAGATCAGCGCGTGACCATCAGTCGCGCTTCGATGTCGTTGACGTTCCCAGCCAGCCTCATGCTTGTCGCCGCGATGAACCCGTGCAACTGTGGATTTTATGGAGATCCGACCCGTGAATGTCGCTGTACACCTCCGCAGGTGCAGCGTTACATCTCGAAAATTTCTGGCCCGCTGCTGGATCGCATAGATATTCATATCAACGTTCCCGCCGTGAAAGTGAGCGAGCTTGCGGCGCAAGACAGCGGAGAAACTTCAGAGCAAATTCGAGCGCGCGTCGTGAAAGTCAGAAAGTTGCAGCAGCAACGCTTCCATGGAGAACACGTGTTTTGTAATGCACAGATGCCGCCGCGATTGATTCGCAAATACTGCCAACTCGACCCACAGTCGCAGCAACTTCTTGAACGGGCAATGATGAAACTCGGATTGTCCGCTCGCGCATACGACCGTATTTTGAAAGTCAGCCGTACGATCGCCGATTTGGAGGGAATGGAACAGATTGTCGAGAAACATATTTCCGAAGCCGTCCAATATCGCACGCTGGACCGTACGTATTGGCAGTAACCGGGCGACAAGCATTCAAACTCAAGAGTTCAACCAAATCAGACTGCGACAGCATCCACAAGCGACAGTTTTCTTTTCCTTCGGATTCAAATAATTGACTAGGCTTTAGGGCGAAAGTAGAATTCGCCCGGCTAAGAGTTCATCATTCATTTATACCAACACATCAAGAATTGTGACGCATGCTGCATAGCGAAACCTTAGATTCGCGGTTGGAGAATTTTTCGTCTCAAACATTGGTTGCGGCGATAGAGAAGATTCCTCGTGTGCCTGAATCACACATGCGCTTTATCGGCTTTGGCGCAGAAGAACGCTATTTCACATATCGCCAGTTGTATGCTGAGGCCAATCGTCGTGCCGCGCATTTTGCGGAATTGGGGTTACAGAAAGGTGATCGGCTGGCGTTGATGATGAGTGAAGCTCATGAATTCATCATGAGCTTTTTAGGATGTGTGATTGCCGGAATCATTCCGGCGCCGATTTCGCCTCCGATGATGGCCAAAGGGAGTGAGGTTCTCGCACCGACGGCGGCCCGAATTGTTGATGACTCCCGCGCAAAAGCTTTTTTGACCACAGAGAGCACAAAATCGTTTGCGGAGCAGGTGCTTCAACGTTCGACTTCAGAGACGCGATTGATGATCGTGGAATCTGTCTTTGCCGGAGAGCCGCCGCCGTTCAATGCGCCCGGCGTTTATCCCGAAGACATCTGCTTTTTGCAGTACACATCCGGCAGCACGACTTTGCCGAGAGGCGTGATGGTTTCGCACGCCAACCTGATGGCGAATATGCGGGCGTTTATGGGACAACGCGGAATGAATCCCGGTCCGGAAGATGTGGGTGTTACCTGGCTACCCTTGTATCACGACATGGGCTTGATCGGTTTTATTCTGGGGCCGCTGGTTTATGTCGGTCCGGTAATTGTGCTCTCGACCACCTCTTTTGCGCGTGATCCCAGAATCTGGTTGAAAGCCATCAACAAGTATCGGGGAACGATTACGTATGCTCCGAATTTTGCATACGCCCAGGTCGTCAAACGGTTGCGGGATTCGGATCTGGAAAATCTGGATTTGAGTTGTCTGCGTATTGCCGGTTGTGGCGCGGAACCGATTCAGGCTTCCACCTTACGCAGTTTTGCCGAACGGTTGGCACCGACGGGATTTCGCCCGGAATCGTTTTTACCCAGCTATGGCATGGCGGAAGCAACGCTGGCGATCAGCCTGCATCGGCCCGGAACGCCGGTTCGCACAGAACGGGTTAACGCGGAAGCTCTGAAGCATGGGAAAGCCGTTTTTGAAACCGATAGTGACGTAAACAGCAAGGAATTTGTTTCTTGCGGGTTTCCCCTGGCCGATCATCATCTGGCCATTGTCAACGAAGACGGAGAACTATTGCCGGAACGCGAGGTTGGAGAAATCGTGTTTCGAGGTCCCAGTGTTACGCGCGGATATTTTCAAAATCCGGAAGCCACGGCTGCAACGTGGCGCGATGAGTGGCTGCACACGGGCGATCTGGGTTATCTGGCCGATGGAGAGTTGTTCGTTTGCGGGCGCGTGAAGGAATTGATCATCATACGCGGTGCCAATTATTACCCGCAGGATATTGAATGGGCGGTGCGTGATTTACCGGGGATCAAGCGCGGAAACGTCGTGGCCTTTGGCGTCCACGAAAACGGCAATGAGCGTTTGGTGATTCTTGCCGAATCCGACGCACGCGACCTGGAACAATTGCGCCAGGCCATACGCGTCAAAATTCTGGAATCTGTAGGGTTGGAAACCCATCGAATTGTACTGGTTCCCTCGGGAACTTTGACCAGGACGACCAGCGGCAAGTTGCAACGCCGCAAAATGAAGCAACGATTCGAACAAGGCGAAATCGCCGAACTCTAAATCCACTCCCAACGAGAGGGCGAACATTGTCAACGAAATCCGATATTGCCGTCACTTACGACGTTTCCAATGAGTTTTTCAGCCTCTGGCTTGACCGCCGAATGATTTATTCGTGCGCGCTGTTTGAAGGCACAGACGATCTGGAACAGGCTCAGGTCAACAAGCTGAAATTTTTTCATGACAAGACTAAAGTGACGCCTGACAAACGCGTGCTTGACATCGGGTGCGGGTGGGGCGGGTTGATGGAATTTCTCGCCACTGATATGGGCGTCAAAGACGTTACCGGCATCACGCTTTCTGAAGCGCAATTTTCCGCGATTCGACAAAAAGCCGCTCCGGGCGTGACCGCAGAGCTTGTTTCTTACCTGGATTATCAACCGCAAAAGAAGTTTGATGCCGTCATCAGCATTGGCATGTTCGAACATATCGCCACGCCGGAACAGGTTCGCGGCGGTGAAAACATCCGTGTGTATCGAGATTATTTTCGACGCGCCTGGCAATGGACAAATCCGGGTGCAATGTTCGGATTGCAAAGTGTGATCGGGGCGTTGTTACCGCGAAAGCGCGAAGATGTCCGAGACCTGGAATGGGGGACGAGCACGATTTTTCCCGGAGCGGTGACGCCTCGGCCCGAAACCATTCTTGCCGCCGTGAATCCATATTGGGAAGTGATGGAGCTGTGGACGAGGCGTGAACATTATGCAAAGACCACAGCAGCGTGGCTCGAGCGTTTGCGGCAAAACGAAGCCCTGATTCGCGAGCGATGGGGCGACCAAACCTATGCGGATTACGAACGATATTTAGGCGGATGTGTGGGCGTATTTGAAAAAGGCTTCCAATCGCTGGCGCAGTTGGTGTTGCGCCGAGTGGATTGATTTCTGATTTTTCTTTTTGAATTTAACAACCTTTCTGGAGGAACCCTGTGACCGATGACGAGATTTTGGCTTTGATCAAAGAGGCGTTGGTTCATTCATCGCCGGAACATGCAGGAGCAACCTTGACCATGGACAGCACGCTCGGCGTGCTTGGCATCAGTTCGATCACGGCGTTGGAAATCGCCGGTTATCTGGAAGAGAAATTGGATATCCGGCTCCCGGATGACGAACTGGCGCCGCTGAACACAATCGGCGAATTGGTAAAGCTGATTCGTCAACA
This window harbors:
- a CDS encoding transglycosylase SLT domain-containing protein, which translates into the protein MSISCVEGLSRGMKGRFFAFYLSLALTPCLLINSYAQGRGAASNGNENTFDHRNAEIQRVIDRSTGYFQSAEANFKDGNFEKARREYDRALDIVLESGIDVRTDARLQQHYQTLVDNVFRRQMTLLTALPAAKSATAFSEELQQTQQPASQKSQEKEKNEQQVADRGGFGQQTFTPSPLDELAKIKLTQDETQNVSDQEVESAVAQAKLDFNFKPNSLIQSFINYYQGRGRATMENGLRRSGRFMTMARKIFKEEGVPQDIAWLGQVESAWSPVARSWAAAVGLWQFIPGTGARYGLNQNYYVDDRSSFEKATRASARYLKWLADRYDGNWELAMAAYNSGEGRIDSAVARSGYADFWEIYQRGLIPQETRNYVPNILATIIIAKNPEKYGFEGIKPEAPLMYDYVKLNNMTDLKLVADAIDVPFDYLEALNPELKRGVTPPGVEHLLRVPTGKGRVLQTTLMRVPPEKRSSWRMLTAQTGDDFDSISRKTGVSADAIEQVNGGVIKAGQKVVIPAGGNVRMASLTSRNSSALAPTVKGGTVKIVTYKVRRGESLGDIAGRYNTSVRDIATLNRISTSEKLRAGQMIKVPVRSRK
- a CDS encoding TPM domain-containing protein, with product MPGRLTAFAQSGNLPARTGPVNDFANVIDPATEQQLKDLLINFQQKTGTAIVVVTMTSLNGRSVEDVATDLYRTWGIGASSGENRDKGALLLVAIQDRKTRLEVGYGLEGDLPDGLAGQIIRNMRPDLQAANYSAAMMKGARTIVDTLAVKWNVSLEGAEDHRFAYHGNQAPEISGNALAVLAAAFIVFLIFMIFVARSARRRMRSGLGGVAGEAIWWLAPLIFNRGGGSWSGGSTGGGWGSGDSGGGWGGGDSGGSDWGGFGGGESGGGGASDSW
- a CDS encoding LemA family protein — protein: MGKVGLIVLGVVILFALILGGCGLGSYNGLVGKRNAVDAQWSQVENQMQRRADLIPNLVNTVKGYAGQEKEIFTRIAEARSQLLSASTPEAKMDADNKLTQTLRDGGLLGTGGRFLSIAEQYPQLQSNTNFLRLQDELSGTENRMAQERRLYNKAVEDYQNTKQRFPTVIVASLTGFQDKPFFKADEGAKTVPKVQF
- a CDS encoding sulfatase-like hydrolase/transferase — translated: MAKTAKRPNILLFMVDEERYPVSYESEEVKHWRKKNFKALAWFQNHGIEFNNHYAGSAACVPSRATIFTGQYPSLHGVTQTTGTAKQSTDPDVFWLDPSTVPTMGDYFRAGGYRTYYRGKWHVSHADIMMPGTHQALHSYDDNGRPIKKVIDLYKHADRLSEFGFAGWIGPEPHGSAKANTGTNRDPGFAKETIELIEELEAEQKESAGDLPPWLIVNSFVNPHDIVLFGLAWKNFGYPFTQGFVPEIAAPETEKESLNTKPSCQQSYVEVYPKMLMPQPTLEIYRQFYYYLQKESDQHIWKVLNRLMRTSFFENTIIVFTSDHGEMLGAHGGMHQKWHNAYEETVHVPFIISHATLFKESRQANLLTSHLDLIPTLLGLAGVDQKAAQRELQKSHSQARPLVGRDLSKVVTGKVDPDVSTEPIYFMTDDEISSGLHQTNPVTNKPYSSVIQPNHIETVIADLRAKSNDEPQIWKYSRYFDNPQFWTNPFVFDVNMKDGKPVKTTKPQKAEFEMYNVSSDPKEQVNLVHASNTSRDGKTMQERLEALLVAQREQKRIYPAPYDEYAKIIEND
- a CDS encoding YifB family Mg chelatase-like AAA ATPase; translation: MLFKTLSAAVYGIDAELVEVEVDLTPRAGDSMNEQPAVIVVGLPDLAVRESRERIRSAINNSGFFFPVYKITINLAPADVKKEGSAFDLPIAVGILGANGELQREDLSDTLLIGELALDGRVRPVRGALPIAVAAKKKGLKRLLLPMENAREAAVVGGLDVYPVKDLREVITLLNLAELPEPMQLNVEEMLSEADRYPVDFREVRGQMHAKRAIEIATAGGHNILLVGPPGSGKSMLSKRIPSILPPITFEEALETTKIHSVAGFTDARGLLTTRPFRSPHHTISDAGLIGGGAIPRPGEVSLAHNGVLFLDELPEFERNVLEVLRQPLEDQRVTISRASMSLTFPASLMLVAAMNPCNCGFYGDPTRECRCTPPQVQRYISKISGPLLDRIDIHINVPAVKVSELAAQDSGETSEQIRARVVKVRKLQQQRFHGEHVFCNAQMPPRLIRKYCQLDPQSQQLLERAMMKLGLSARAYDRILKVSRTIADLEGMEQIVEKHISEAVQYRTLDRTYWQ
- a CDS encoding S9 family peptidase — encoded protein: MNKNRAFTLFAFCFVLTAVAIGVAAQKLQYPMTRKVDHVDTYHGTKVPDPYRWLEDDNSAETAKWVEEQNKVTFAYLEKIPYRAKIKERLEQLYNYPKYNAPFRQGELYFFYKNDGLQNQSVLYVQKGLNGTPEVLLDPNKWSPDGTIRLSFIPSKDAKYAVVGVSKSGSDWQEYQVMEVATKKMLTDKLEWVKVSGAAWAGNGFFYSRYPAPEKGHELSTKNENHQVWYHKVGAPQSADELVYEDKANPQRFHIAATTEDERFLILNISDRGKGKKGNSLFFRDLSKGEKTFTPLVAEIGDDSFGVVDNIGDKFLMQTDKGAPNGKVALYDPKTQSWKDVLAEKSEPLQSASSAGGKLFATYLKDVTTKAYVYSLDGKLENEVNMPGPGTAGGFGGNRDDKFVFYSFTTLNYPPTIFRYDIATKKSSVFREVAIPGFKADEYETRQVFFKSKDGTRVPMFLVYKKGLKLDGTNPTLMYGYGGFNVTNSPAFSPLRIALLENGFVYASVNMRGGSEYGEKWHEGGMKLKKQNVFDDFIAAAEWLIANKYTSPDKLAMNGGSNGGLLVGAVLNQRPELFKAAIPQVGVMDMLRFHKFTIGWNWIADYGSSDNPEEFKALFAYSPLHNIRETKYPATLITTADHDDRVVPAHSFKYAATLQAKQRGDAPILIRIETKSGHGASNTAKQIEGTADIYAFLFQNLGVTPKFGSVAKN